One region of Ahniella affigens genomic DNA includes:
- a CDS encoding Rne/Rng family ribonuclease, giving the protein MKRMLINATQREELRVAIVDGQNLFDLDIEIPSKEQKKSNIYKGRITRVEPSLEACFVDYGAERHGFLPLKEIGREYFQPGVDPHRAGIRELIKEGTEIIVQVDKEERGNKGAALTSFISLAGRYLVLMPNNPRAGGVSRRIEGDDRQNLKEVMDDLKLPDEMGLIIRTAGMGREAEELQWDLDYLLLVWKSIIDASTNRKAPFLIYQESKLIIRALRDYLRNDIGEILVDEESLYDDAREFMAQVMPQNLRKLKLYKETVPLFSRFQIETQIENAFERSVRLPSGGSIVIDQTEALTAIDINSSRATKGGDIEETALNTNLEAAVEIARQLRIRDMGGLIVIDFIDMDSPKHQREVEERLRDALRMDRARVQLGKISRFGLLEMSRQRLRPSLGEATAQVCPRCEGHGRIRSVESLSLSILRIAEEEAMKENTGQVLVQCPPMVANFLLNEKRRAIIEIEQRQESGVIIVADDKLETPHYEVRRIRQSEVGMETAPSYERVTPLVPMPMPASTQPVVEGEKPAVTRIAPAAPAPVKEDADATPTPTPAPVAAKPAPQAPAAAAVAAAPAASGGFVAWLKRLFGMGETPAAAPAPAAPAKPEQKPNKDRRDDRRDRQDRQHRRDDRQQGQKQRDGKDRDNRDRDRDNQAGGKNNQQAQGGPKQGQQNQAQGKNAGQGQNPGQAGGNKPQQPAQGGGKQPGNQQHRGQQPAAQPVAPAAKAAAPATPAAEPKPTSAAATADEPKPVVAETAANADAQTAPNGDTPAIGNGEGKRRRGRRGGRRRRRERGEGQNAAAGTAGGNELDLDDEDGDLPDDGSDALSTDEAVATAEAVRAPKARSEAAVSRPRNRHEAITAEVPAVVAAVAATPAAVGSTEQSSPEVAAEPAPAPESSTAPEAAPAPEAAPAPEAAPAPEAAPAPEATPAPEATPAPEAAPAPEAAPAPEAAPALEAAPAPESAPAPAAAPESPTASDATAVSSAAVVTTESAPAAAPTAPLAPATAAATAAPSEVSVVTSDAAAIEPAVPADAAPVATASAIEETVVVAVEPTPAVDEPSRIEPVATPPAASAPVASDVASATADTVADSEPTAPAAAIADASAAVAESSDAERPTTG; this is encoded by the coding sequence ATGAAACGCATGCTGATCAACGCAACTCAGCGGGAAGAGTTGCGCGTGGCCATTGTCGACGGCCAGAACCTCTTTGATCTTGATATTGAGATCCCATCCAAAGAGCAGAAGAAGTCGAACATCTACAAAGGCCGGATCACTCGGGTCGAACCCAGTCTCGAAGCCTGCTTCGTCGATTACGGTGCCGAGCGTCACGGCTTTCTGCCACTGAAGGAAATCGGTCGCGAGTATTTTCAGCCGGGCGTCGACCCACACCGTGCCGGCATCCGCGAACTGATCAAGGAAGGGACCGAGATCATCGTCCAGGTCGACAAGGAAGAACGCGGCAATAAGGGCGCGGCGCTGACCTCGTTCATCAGCCTGGCCGGTCGGTACCTGGTGCTGATGCCCAACAACCCGCGCGCGGGTGGCGTGTCGCGGCGCATCGAGGGCGATGACCGCCAGAATCTCAAAGAGGTCATGGACGACCTCAAGTTGCCAGACGAAATGGGTTTGATCATCCGCACCGCCGGCATGGGTCGCGAAGCCGAAGAGCTGCAGTGGGACTTGGACTACCTGCTGCTGGTCTGGAAATCGATTATCGATGCCTCGACCAATCGCAAGGCACCGTTCCTGATTTACCAGGAATCCAAGCTGATCATCCGCGCACTGCGCGATTATCTGCGCAACGACATTGGCGAAATCCTGGTCGACGAGGAAAGCCTGTACGACGATGCCCGCGAGTTCATGGCGCAAGTCATGCCGCAGAACTTGCGTAAGCTGAAGCTCTACAAGGAAACCGTCCCGCTGTTTTCGCGGTTCCAGATCGAAACGCAGATCGAGAACGCGTTTGAGCGCTCGGTGCGCCTGCCTTCCGGTGGCTCGATCGTCATCGACCAGACCGAAGCGCTGACCGCGATCGACATCAACTCGTCGCGCGCCACGAAGGGTGGCGATATCGAGGAAACCGCGCTCAACACGAATCTCGAAGCCGCCGTGGAGATCGCCCGCCAGTTGCGCATCCGCGACATGGGCGGCCTGATCGTCATCGACTTTATCGACATGGATTCGCCGAAGCACCAGCGCGAAGTCGAGGAACGGCTGCGCGATGCGCTGCGGATGGACCGAGCGCGCGTGCAACTCGGCAAGATCTCGCGCTTTGGCTTGCTCGAAATGTCGCGTCAGCGCCTGCGTCCGTCGCTCGGCGAGGCTACCGCCCAGGTCTGCCCGCGCTGCGAAGGCCACGGACGCATCCGCTCGGTCGAATCGTTGTCGCTGTCGATCCTGCGTATTGCCGAAGAAGAGGCGATGAAGGAGAACACCGGACAAGTGCTGGTGCAGTGCCCGCCGATGGTCGCGAACTTCCTGCTGAACGAGAAGCGCCGCGCGATCATCGAGATCGAGCAGCGCCAGGAATCTGGCGTGATTATTGTTGCCGACGACAAGCTGGAAACACCGCATTACGAAGTCCGCCGCATTCGCCAGAGCGAAGTTGGCATGGAGACGGCACCGAGTTACGAGCGCGTCACCCCGCTGGTACCAATGCCGATGCCGGCCTCTACGCAGCCGGTCGTCGAAGGCGAAAAACCAGCCGTGACCCGAATCGCACCGGCGGCGCCCGCTCCAGTCAAAGAAGATGCTGACGCCACGCCCACGCCAACGCCTGCGCCAGTTGCTGCGAAACCGGCACCGCAAGCGCCAGCCGCGGCAGCCGTGGCAGCCGCACCGGCAGCGAGCGGCGGGTTTGTCGCCTGGCTGAAGCGCCTGTTTGGCATGGGCGAGACGCCGGCCGCGGCCCCCGCGCCTGCCGCGCCGGCCAAACCCGAGCAGAAACCAAACAAAGATCGCCGTGACGACCGCCGCGATCGCCAAGATCGCCAGCACCGTCGTGACGACCGTCAGCAAGGCCAAAAGCAGCGCGACGGCAAGGACCGCGACAATCGGGATCGTGATCGCGACAACCAAGCGGGCGGCAAGAACAATCAGCAGGCCCAGGGTGGACCGAAACAAGGCCAGCAGAATCAGGCGCAGGGCAAGAATGCGGGCCAGGGTCAGAACCCAGGTCAGGCCGGCGGTAACAAGCCCCAGCAACCGGCGCAGGGCGGTGGCAAGCAACCGGGGAATCAGCAGCATCGAGGCCAGCAGCCCGCAGCCCAACCCGTTGCGCCAGCCGCCAAGGCTGCCGCCCCGGCGACACCTGCAGCCGAGCCGAAACCAACCAGCGCCGCAGCGACTGCCGATGAACCAAAGCCAGTCGTTGCAGAAACCGCGGCAAATGCCGACGCCCAAACCGCGCCGAACGGCGATACGCCAGCCATCGGCAATGGCGAGGGCAAGCGTCGTCGCGGCCGCCGTGGTGGTCGCCGTCGCCGTCGCGAACGCGGCGAAGGCCAAAACGCGGCCGCCGGTACTGCGGGCGGCAACGAACTTGACCTCGATGACGAAGATGGCGATTTGCCAGATGACGGTTCCGACGCTCTGAGCACCGACGAGGCTGTCGCCACCGCTGAGGCGGTCAGGGCACCAAAGGCACGGAGCGAGGCCGCGGTCAGCCGCCCGCGCAACCGTCATGAGGCGATTACAGCGGAAGTCCCAGCCGTAGTGGCCGCCGTGGCCGCAACGCCGGCTGCGGTGGGTTCGACCGAGCAATCGAGTCCTGAAGTCGCTGCAGAGCCAGCACCGGCACCAGAATCTTCCACGGCTCCTGAGGCAGCTCCGGCTCCTGAGGCAGCTCCGGCTCCAGAGGCAGCTCCGGCTCCAGAGGCAGCTCCGGCTCCAGAGGCAACTCCGGCTCCAGAGGCAACTCCGGCTCCTGAAGCAGCTCCGGCTCCTGAAGCAGCTCCGGCTCCTGAGGCAGCTCCGGCTCTTGAGGCAGCACCGGCCCCTGAATCGGCACCGGCTCCGGCAGCGGCACCCGAGTCGCCGACGGCATCTGACGCAACGGCCGTTTCTAGCGCCGCGGTGGTGACGACTGAATCGGCGCCAGCAGCTGCGCCAACGGCGCCGCTGGCGCCGGCTACGGCTGCAGCAACCGCTGCTCCGAGTGAGGTTTCCGTTGTCACAAGTGACGCGGCAGCCATTGAGCCCGCCGTCCCGGCGGACGCAGCGCCCGTCGCAACCGCATCCGCCATCGAAGAAACTGTTGTCGTCGCTGTTGAACCGACGCCAGCTGTTGACGAACCGTCCCGCATCGAACCGGTCGCAACGCCGCCCGCGGCAAGCGCGCCCGTCGCCAGTGATGTCGCCAGTGCAACGGCCGACACCGTCGCCGATTCGGAGCCGACCGCTCCGGCGGCTGCAATCGCTGACGCGTCGGCTGCGGTAGCCGAATCGTCGGACGCCGAGCGCCCGACCACCGGCTGA
- a CDS encoding RluA family pseudouridine synthase: MFETVGKKQQVRSGRFEPRTESGGQTDRSSHPRASATAPKTEPAPNKATTASVRVETVDANADDQRVDNFLLKTLKGAPRSLIYRILRSGEVRINGKRAKPEQRLAIGDQVRIPPVRLEERDPGQAPLGLLAQVPNWVIFEDRLFLVLNKPSGIAAHGGSGISFGAIELVRQWRPNETFELVHRLDRDTSGVLVLAKRRSGLTALQAVMRENRIEKHYLALLAGQVVREKQEVDVALAKNVLRGGERMVTVDLEGKDSLSIFRVIERYADATLADVQIKTGRTHQIRVHSQHIGHPILGDDKYGDDEANKRAKAFGLKRLFLHAKSFAFSLPEQNYAFTAPLADDLRAALDRLAVSK; encoded by the coding sequence GTGTTCGAGACTGTTGGGAAAAAACAACAGGTTCGGTCGGGACGGTTCGAGCCACGAACCGAGTCGGGCGGCCAGACCGATCGTTCGAGTCATCCGCGCGCGTCCGCGACGGCACCCAAAACCGAGCCCGCTCCAAACAAAGCAACCACCGCCAGCGTCCGGGTCGAAACAGTGGACGCCAACGCCGACGATCAGCGCGTCGACAACTTCTTGCTGAAGACATTGAAAGGGGCGCCGCGGTCACTGATCTACCGCATCCTCCGATCGGGCGAAGTCCGCATCAACGGCAAGCGGGCAAAGCCGGAACAGCGGCTGGCGATCGGTGATCAGGTTCGAATCCCACCCGTTCGACTGGAGGAACGCGATCCCGGGCAAGCGCCTCTGGGTCTACTCGCGCAGGTCCCGAACTGGGTCATTTTCGAAGACCGCCTGTTTTTGGTGTTGAACAAGCCGTCGGGCATCGCGGCACATGGCGGCAGTGGTATCAGTTTTGGCGCGATCGAACTCGTTCGGCAGTGGCGCCCAAATGAGACGTTTGAACTGGTCCATCGCCTGGACCGCGACACGTCGGGCGTGCTCGTGCTGGCCAAGCGCCGCAGCGGGCTGACCGCGCTGCAAGCCGTCATGCGCGAAAATCGGATCGAGAAGCACTATCTGGCGTTACTTGCGGGCCAAGTGGTGCGGGAAAAGCAGGAAGTCGATGTCGCGTTGGCGAAAAATGTGCTGCGCGGTGGCGAGCGGATGGTCACAGTGGACTTAGAGGGCAAAGATTCGCTGAGCATTTTCCGCGTGATCGAGCGCTACGCCGATGCCACGTTGGCAGACGTGCAGATCAAGACCGGCCGTACGCACCAGATCCGCGTACATTCCCAACACATCGGTCACCCGATTCTGGGTGATGACAAGTACGGCGATGACGAAGCCAACAAGCGCGCCAAGGCGTTTGGCTTGAAGCGACTCTTTCTGCATGCGAAATCGTTTGCGTTCAGTTTGCCGGAGCAGAACTATGCGTTTACGGCGCCGCTCGCTGATGATTTGCGCGCAGCGCTGGATCGGTTGGCGGTAAGCAAATAG
- a CDS encoding RebB family R body protein, with protein MSDSNASLPNEIVQSIAISNAKSIGEQPAILANLALANLITNTNLSQQNAIATQQAMNELQISVTGKVVQMLTTLGPLEARSAVDVLTNNELAQTIADLKATIAAFGNRGDSATDAAS; from the coding sequence ATGTCGGATTCAAACGCGTCGTTACCGAACGAAATCGTGCAATCCATTGCGATTTCCAACGCCAAATCGATAGGTGAGCAGCCTGCCATCCTCGCAAACCTGGCGCTGGCCAACCTGATCACCAACACGAACTTGTCCCAGCAGAATGCCATCGCCACTCAGCAGGCGATGAACGAACTGCAAATCTCAGTCACCGGCAAAGTCGTTCAGATGTTGACCACACTCGGTCCGCTGGAGGCCCGGTCGGCGGTTGATGTGCTCACCAACAATGAACTCGCCCAGACGATCGCCGACCTCAAGGCCACCATTGCGGCATTCGGCAATCGCGGTGACTCGGCCACGGATGCGGCGTCATGA
- the tkt gene encoding transketolase, protein MPSRRELANAIRALSMDAVEAAKSGHPGMPMGMADMAEVLWNDFLKHHPGNPGWVNRDRFVLSNGHGSMLLYSLLHLTGYDFPLDELKRFRQWHSKTAGHPERSEHPAIETTTGPLGQGLANAVGMALAEKVLANRFNRDGFPVVDHMTYVFLGDGCLMEGISHEVCSLAGTFKLGKLVALYDDNNISIDGQVGGWFNDDTQKRFESYGWEVISGVDGHNAEAIKAALVSAAIDPNKPTLICCKTTIGFGAPTKSGKESSHGAPLGKDEIVGARIALNWPHDAFVVPDDIYAAWNGHEKGARFESEWNSLFQRYQNAHPELAAEFLRRMKGELPAEFAAKAMAYALKLQQDGPVVASRKASQMALEAFGPLLPELIGGSADLAHSNLTLWKGSKDVNRGEADGNYVYFGVREFGMSAICNGLALHGGFVPYDATFLVFSDYARNAVRMSALIPAPVVHVYTHDSIGLGEDGPTHQPVEHLASLRYIPNNPVWRPADAVESAMAWKQAIERRNGPSCLIFSRQNLAHQARSEQQVADIARGGYVLIDAANGNPDLILIATGSELGMTVDAAKKLAEEGVAVRVVSMPCTQIFDQQDAAWREQVLPNACRKRVAVEAGVSDFWRKYVGLDGAVIGIDRFGASAPADRLYKEFGFTVDAIIAASKAQFAA, encoded by the coding sequence ATGCCTTCCCGTCGTGAACTGGCGAACGCCATACGTGCCCTGTCAATGGACGCCGTCGAAGCCGCCAAGTCTGGTCACCCAGGCATGCCAATGGGCATGGCCGACATGGCCGAAGTGCTCTGGAACGATTTTCTGAAGCACCATCCGGGTAATCCAGGCTGGGTCAATCGCGACCGGTTTGTGCTGTCGAACGGTCATGGCTCGATGCTGCTCTATTCGTTGTTGCATCTGACCGGCTATGACTTCCCGCTCGATGAGCTGAAGCGCTTCCGGCAATGGCATTCGAAAACGGCTGGGCATCCGGAGCGCTCGGAACATCCGGCGATCGAAACGACGACCGGCCCGCTCGGCCAAGGCTTGGCGAACGCAGTCGGCATGGCGCTGGCCGAAAAAGTGCTCGCGAACCGCTTCAATCGCGATGGTTTTCCGGTTGTTGATCACATGACGTACGTGTTCCTTGGCGACGGCTGCCTGATGGAAGGCATTTCGCACGAGGTCTGCTCGCTCGCCGGCACGTTCAAGCTCGGCAAGCTGGTCGCGCTGTACGACGACAACAACATCTCGATCGATGGCCAAGTGGGTGGCTGGTTTAACGACGACACGCAAAAGCGCTTCGAGTCTTATGGCTGGGAAGTCATCAGCGGCGTAGACGGCCACAATGCGGAAGCAATCAAAGCGGCGCTGGTGTCGGCCGCGATCGATCCGAACAAGCCCACGCTGATTTGCTGCAAAACCACGATTGGTTTCGGTGCGCCGACCAAGTCTGGCAAGGAATCGTCGCACGGTGCGCCGCTTGGCAAGGACGAGATTGTTGGCGCCCGTATTGCGCTGAATTGGCCGCATGATGCGTTCGTGGTACCGGATGACATCTATGCTGCATGGAATGGTCACGAGAAAGGCGCGCGCTTCGAGTCGGAATGGAATTCGTTGTTCCAGCGTTATCAGAATGCCCACCCGGAGCTGGCTGCTGAATTCCTGCGCCGGATGAAGGGCGAACTCCCGGCTGAGTTTGCTGCCAAGGCCATGGCTTACGCACTCAAGCTTCAGCAGGACGGCCCGGTGGTCGCCTCGCGCAAAGCCTCACAAATGGCGCTTGAGGCGTTTGGTCCGCTGCTGCCCGAGTTGATTGGCGGTAGCGCTGATCTGGCGCATTCGAACCTGACCCTGTGGAAAGGCTCGAAGGACGTCAACCGTGGCGAGGCTGATGGCAACTACGTGTATTTTGGCGTGCGTGAATTCGGCATGAGCGCGATCTGCAATGGTCTCGCGCTGCATGGCGGCTTTGTACCGTACGACGCCACGTTCCTCGTGTTCAGCGACTACGCGCGCAATGCCGTGCGCATGAGTGCGTTGATTCCGGCGCCAGTCGTGCATGTTTACACGCATGACTCGATCGGCCTCGGCGAAGATGGCCCGACGCATCAACCGGTCGAGCATCTGGCGAGTCTCCGTTATATCCCGAACAACCCGGTATGGCGCCCTGCCGATGCCGTGGAATCCGCCATGGCGTGGAAGCAGGCGATTGAGCGCCGCAATGGTCCGAGCTGCCTGATTTTTTCGCGCCAGAATCTCGCGCATCAGGCGCGTTCTGAGCAGCAGGTGGCTGACATTGCGCGCGGCGGCTATGTGCTGATCGATGCAGCCAATGGCAATCCGGATTTGATCTTGATTGCGACGGGTTCGGAGCTCGGCATGACGGTCGATGCGGCGAAAAAGCTGGCCGAAGAGGGCGTCGCAGTCCGCGTCGTGTCGATGCCGTGCACGCAGATCTTTGATCAACAGGATGCCGCCTGGCGCGAACAGGTCCTGCCGAATGCATGCCGCAAGCGCGTGGCGGTGGAGGCCGGTGTCAGCGATTTCTGGCGGAAGTATGTGGGCTTGGATGGCGCTGTGATCGGGATTGATCGCTTTGGCGCATCGGCGCCGGCTGATCGGCTCTACAAAGAGTTCGGCTTTACGGTTGACGCAATTATCGCGGCCAGCAAGGCGCAGTTTGCGGCGTGA